A part of Liolophura sinensis isolate JHLJ2023 chromosome 1, CUHK_Ljap_v2, whole genome shotgun sequence genomic DNA contains:
- the LOC135461316 gene encoding cysteine sulfinic acid decarboxylase-like isoform X2 — protein MASPDNPFEEGADTRRFLDDLYKVIVDEALAKGCNVNTKVVDFQFPEKLSTLIDTEIKKEPESHDKLLDLARQIIQYSVKTGNPRFFNQQYGGLNPYSLAGSWLSDSLNTNLHTFEVAPAFVILEKSIFRKLCGLVGFSRGDGVFCPGGSFAVFMAIHLARYKRFPELKKTGMMASPKFVLFASQEVHYSVTKGAGFLGFGTDNVISVKSDDRGKMIPADFENKVLQAKERGEVPLFVMATGGSTVLGCFDPLPAVADICQEHDIWMHTDACWGGTTLLSAKHKHLLDGIHRSDSVSWNFHKMGGALLQCSAFLVKEMDLLRESNALSATYLFQKDKFYDTSYDIGDNTVQCGRKVDVVKLWFMWKALGDRGMESRVDKLFETSQYFTERLKKTEGFRLVIPKFECTNVCFWYIPPSMRGQPETPEWWEKLSKVAPVIKERMVMDGSMMIGYNPLLHKDFVNFFRIVFVNERQTKELADFVLEEISRLGKDL, from the exons ATGGCTTCCCCAG ACAATCCGTTCGAAGAAGGAGCAGATACAAGGCGATTCCTAGATGATCTATACAAGGTGATTGTCGACGAGGCTTTGGCGAAAGGCTGCAATGTCAACACAAAGGTTGTGGACTTTCAGTTCCCAGAAAAactcagt ACACTCATTGATACAGAAATCAAAAAAGAACCAGAAAGCCATGACAAACTGTTAGATCTGGCCAGGCAGATCATCCAGTACAGCGTGAAGACAG GAAACCCGCGTTTTTTCAATCAGCAATATGGCGGCCTCAATCCCTACAGTTTGGCAGGTTCCTGGCTGTCAGACTCTCTCAACACAAACCT TCACACCTTCGAGGTAGCCCCAGCATTTGTCATACTGGAGAAGTCGATATTCCGCAAACTATGTGGTCTTGTGGGGTTTTCACGAGGTGATGGTGTCTTCTGTCCAG GTGGATCCTTTGCCGTCTTTATGGCCATTCATCTAGCTAGGTATAAACGTTTTCCAGAGCTGAAAAAAACAGGAATGATGGCTTCTCCAAAATTTGTTCTGTTTGCCTCACAGGAA GTACATTATTCGGTGACCAAAGGAGCTGGGTTTCTAGGCTTTGGTACTGACAATGTTATCTCTGTAAAGTCAGACGACAGAGGAAAAATGATTCCAgctgattttgaaaacaaagtcCTGCAAGCTAAAGAACGG GGCGAGGTACCACTGTTTGTAATGGCGACCGGTGGCTCGACAGTACTAGGCTGCTTTGATCCTCTGCCCGCCGTTGCGGATATCTGTCAGGAACATGATATCTGGATGCACACGGAT GCGTGTTGGGGTGGGACAACTTTGTTGTCGGCAAAACACAAGCATTTGTTGGATGGAATCCACAG ATCTGATTCGGTGTCTtggaattttcacaaaatgGGCGGGGCTTTACTCCAGTGCTCGGCATTTCTTGTCAAGGAAATG GATCTTCTAAGGGAGAGCAATGCGTTATCAGCCACGTACTTGTTTCAAAAAGACAAGTTTTATGATACATCGTATGACATAG GAGACAACACTGTCCAGTGTGGAAGGAAGGTTGACGTGGTGAAGCTGTGGTTTATGTGGAAGGCTCTGGGAGACAGGGGTATGGAAAGCAGAGTGGACAAGCTGTTTGAAACCAGTCAGTATTTCACGGAGAGACTGAAAAAAACTGAGGGATTCCGGTTGGTCATCCCAAAG TTTGAGTGTACAAACGTGTGCTTCTGGTATATTCCTCCAAGCATGCGCGGTCAACCGGAAACTCCAGAATGGTGGGAAAAACTGAGCAAG GTAGCACCTGTGATCAAGGAACGGATGGTAATGGACGGGTCTATGATGATAGGCTACAATCCGCTACTGCATAAAGACTTCGTCAACTTCTTCAGGATTGTCTTCGTCAACGAAAGACAGACAAAAGAACTTGCCGATTTTGTCTTGGAAGAGATATCCCGCTTGGGAAAGGATCTGTAG
- the LOC135461316 gene encoding cysteine sulfinic acid decarboxylase-like isoform X1 codes for MIVRLLRSLSWVSGYLSRTPVRSTVSSTRPPVSLRKLHHTEPITFSRHLSNMASPDNPFEEGADTRRFLDDLYKVIVDEALAKGCNVNTKVVDFQFPEKLSTLIDTEIKKEPESHDKLLDLARQIIQYSVKTGNPRFFNQQYGGLNPYSLAGSWLSDSLNTNLHTFEVAPAFVILEKSIFRKLCGLVGFSRGDGVFCPGGSFAVFMAIHLARYKRFPELKKTGMMASPKFVLFASQEVHYSVTKGAGFLGFGTDNVISVKSDDRGKMIPADFENKVLQAKERGEVPLFVMATGGSTVLGCFDPLPAVADICQEHDIWMHTDACWGGTTLLSAKHKHLLDGIHRSDSVSWNFHKMGGALLQCSAFLVKEMDLLRESNALSATYLFQKDKFYDTSYDIGDNTVQCGRKVDVVKLWFMWKALGDRGMESRVDKLFETSQYFTERLKKTEGFRLVIPKFECTNVCFWYIPPSMRGQPETPEWWEKLSKVAPVIKERMVMDGSMMIGYNPLLHKDFVNFFRIVFVNERQTKELADFVLEEISRLGKDL; via the exons at GATTGTGAGGCTACTGAGGTCACTGTCGTGGGTATCAGGATACCTGTCCCGCACACCTGTTCGCTCAACAGTTTCTTCCACCAGACCGCCTGTAAGCCTGCGTAAACTCCACCACACAGAGCCAATAACTTTTTCGCGACACCTGTCTAACATGGCTTCCCCAG ACAATCCGTTCGAAGAAGGAGCAGATACAAGGCGATTCCTAGATGATCTATACAAGGTGATTGTCGACGAGGCTTTGGCGAAAGGCTGCAATGTCAACACAAAGGTTGTGGACTTTCAGTTCCCAGAAAAactcagt ACACTCATTGATACAGAAATCAAAAAAGAACCAGAAAGCCATGACAAACTGTTAGATCTGGCCAGGCAGATCATCCAGTACAGCGTGAAGACAG GAAACCCGCGTTTTTTCAATCAGCAATATGGCGGCCTCAATCCCTACAGTTTGGCAGGTTCCTGGCTGTCAGACTCTCTCAACACAAACCT TCACACCTTCGAGGTAGCCCCAGCATTTGTCATACTGGAGAAGTCGATATTCCGCAAACTATGTGGTCTTGTGGGGTTTTCACGAGGTGATGGTGTCTTCTGTCCAG GTGGATCCTTTGCCGTCTTTATGGCCATTCATCTAGCTAGGTATAAACGTTTTCCAGAGCTGAAAAAAACAGGAATGATGGCTTCTCCAAAATTTGTTCTGTTTGCCTCACAGGAA GTACATTATTCGGTGACCAAAGGAGCTGGGTTTCTAGGCTTTGGTACTGACAATGTTATCTCTGTAAAGTCAGACGACAGAGGAAAAATGATTCCAgctgattttgaaaacaaagtcCTGCAAGCTAAAGAACGG GGCGAGGTACCACTGTTTGTAATGGCGACCGGTGGCTCGACAGTACTAGGCTGCTTTGATCCTCTGCCCGCCGTTGCGGATATCTGTCAGGAACATGATATCTGGATGCACACGGAT GCGTGTTGGGGTGGGACAACTTTGTTGTCGGCAAAACACAAGCATTTGTTGGATGGAATCCACAG ATCTGATTCGGTGTCTtggaattttcacaaaatgGGCGGGGCTTTACTCCAGTGCTCGGCATTTCTTGTCAAGGAAATG GATCTTCTAAGGGAGAGCAATGCGTTATCAGCCACGTACTTGTTTCAAAAAGACAAGTTTTATGATACATCGTATGACATAG GAGACAACACTGTCCAGTGTGGAAGGAAGGTTGACGTGGTGAAGCTGTGGTTTATGTGGAAGGCTCTGGGAGACAGGGGTATGGAAAGCAGAGTGGACAAGCTGTTTGAAACCAGTCAGTATTTCACGGAGAGACTGAAAAAAACTGAGGGATTCCGGTTGGTCATCCCAAAG TTTGAGTGTACAAACGTGTGCTTCTGGTATATTCCTCCAAGCATGCGCGGTCAACCGGAAACTCCAGAATGGTGGGAAAAACTGAGCAAG GTAGCACCTGTGATCAAGGAACGGATGGTAATGGACGGGTCTATGATGATAGGCTACAATCCGCTACTGCATAAAGACTTCGTCAACTTCTTCAGGATTGTCTTCGTCAACGAAAGACAGACAAAAGAACTTGCCGATTTTGTCTTGGAAGAGATATCCCGCTTGGGAAAGGATCTGTAG